The Hoplias malabaricus isolate fHopMal1 chromosome X2, fHopMal1.hap1, whole genome shotgun sequence genomic interval TGAGTAACAAGACTTAAGCAGCACATCACAAACTTATATAGATGGCCGCCTCAGCGTCTCTAAAATACAACTTTATTAGTAAATTAATAACATCTTACTACCTTTCTTGCCATGAATGTGGCCCTATGGGCAGATGTTAAATACATACTACTACTATCCTCATCTTACAATGTAAAGATTTGATTTGTGGGGTCCGGGCTGTGGTCGCTACATGAAATCTTTCTCACAATGGCAGCGTGTTaacaggtccccacaatgtgatatattcctgacacacacacacacaaacctgtggcTGGTGTCATTAATCCTCTCGtctttcctttgtttttctctctgtttactgCGTGCTCCTCGTTCACCATATGCCTCCATGTGCTTTGAGATACTTCAAACCTGAATTTCCAGCACATTTTGGACACCACCTCATCCAACATGAAGTGTATCTATAGGTAGATTATTCCCCTTTCCTCCACTGAGGTTTTGGGAAgcttttcctccgggtgactgtctgtgaggagtgtggtgtgttcttcccgtgtctgcgtgggtttcccaaaaaaacacgttggttggtgaactggtgactcaaaagtgtccgtaggtgtgattgtgtgtcaccctgtgaaggactggcgccccctcctgtgtgtgttcccgccttggacccactgcgatcctgaattggataagcagtttcagacaatgaatgaaaaaatgaatgatttttaaGGTTGCATGTTTAAAAgtgaatttttatttagttatttattttaatattatacattttatgtaactggctgatttttatattttaatatcttattataaataaaacgtgctgtaaatttacagctgaGCTGAGTATGTCCCAATTCATCGTTTCCTCTAAAACGACAAGACAAGTGTGCACTTCAAGGGTGGAGGGGCAAGGTTTGGGACAGAGCCAGCGGGAGTGTCGCTGTGCGTTCACAGTCGAATTCACAATGCGATTTGAGCCCTTTGAGAGAACATAGTCCAACGGAAAATAAAATGGCATTACGCTGTTTACGTAGCATACGCTACATTCGCTTGACTTTTTTTTACGTGTTATTGTAACGACTGTATACCACAGGTAAAGACTCAAATGCTAATTGTAATGTGAAGTAAATAATGTTCTCAGTTTATCGATGTTTCGGCCAGTTTTACCGCTAAGTGTGTATTAATATGGCGAAGATAATCCGGGGCGGAACACAATGTGTTTATGGGCACATTTtactctgaaatgaagggcatagATAAGCATTTTGTTTCCGGTTTTGCTTCCGCGACAGCCTCTGTCTAGAAGGGATTTAGACAAGATGTCagagcattgctgtgaggatttgatggcattcagccacgcAACAACGTTTAAGAAATCAATTCTGGAGCACAAACACTAATAATCTCATTCCAGCTccaccactccagagaacatgttCCCATTGCTCCACGCCCAAATAACTGGGGTATTATACCCCCCTTGGCAcaacttggcattgagcatggtgaccttagggtCCAGTCCTGTTATACACAGCAGCCTGTGTCTTAAatgtgtgcaccttaaagtagatGACGTTTTAGACAGAGTATGTCTTGGTTCATAGTAAATATTAGGAACAGGACTCTTAATATTAATAGGACATCTAAGATTAATATTCAGCCCTGAATTCAGACTAACATTGTTTCCAAATACTTAATCAATCCAGGTATATCCCTGATGGAAGCACCATGTCCGGCCCTGGGGCTCGTCTGGCAGGAGTGGGTCAGATAACCGAGTTCCTCTACATCAGCAACGGCAAAGCAGCTAAAGACAGCTCAGCTATAGCTGGCCTCGACATCACCTGCATTATAAACGCCACTCAGGACCAGGGCAAGCCTTGCCTCCCTACTGTTGAGTACGTCTGGGTCTCTGTCGCCGATTCCCCTGAAACGCAGCTGGAGGAATATTTCGACTCAGTGGCAGATAAAATCGAGAACGTGAGAGCCCagcggggtcgggtcctggtgCATTGCTGCGCCGGAGTGAGTCGCTCAGCCACTCTGTGTCTGGCTTTTCTCATCAAGCACTGCAGCATGTCTCTACTGGAGGCTCACGAACTTGTAAAGTCCAAAAGACCCATTATCAGACCTAACAGTGGCTTCTGGACGCAGCTGATCCGGTATGAGGAGAAGCTGAGGGGGACAAGCTCGGTGGTGATGGTATCCTTGCCTGTGGGACTGGTTCCAGATTTGTATGAGAAGGAAACCAGAGGTTTGATACCATTTTGATACACGGGTTGTTTGATGCCAGCTACTAAAATAATTCACTGTTTACACAGCGGTTCCAGGTGGTTAAGCTGCACCTGTTGTGGAGAGACATTCAgtagtacacacacagctcGTATTCTCTCTATTGAGAAGCatgagggcagcacggtggtgcagcaggtcaactgtctgtgaggagtgtggtgtgttctccctgtgtctgcgtgggtttcctccgggtgactgtctgtgaggagtgtggtgtgttctccctgtgtctgcgtgggtttcctccgggtgactgtctgtgaggagtgtggtgtgttctccctgtgtctgcgtgggtttcctccgggtgactgtctgtgaggagtgtggtgtgttctccctgtgtctgtgtgggtttcctctgggtgactgtctgtgaggagtgtggtgtgttctccctgtgtctgcgtgggtttcctccgggtgactgtctgtgaggagtgtggtgtgttctccctgtgtctgcgtgggtttcctccgggtgactgtctgtgaggagtgtggtgtgttctccctgtgtctgcgtgggtttcctcccatggtccaaatttatttgtacatatttatcGTAGACATGATGTTCTGTCTCTATTGTTTTATAAAACTTTTGTTTAGAAATTGAtgtgaaaatattaataaaattgtctttttTGATAATCCTCAAGTTTTTTGGGATGTCATCTGCACGTCCACACTTTCACAGAATCCTTCCCAATCACACTTTTATATCAGTCGACAGGTTCCAGTGTTGCCTAGTGCCTTCAGAAGAGAGATGTGAGGAGAGAAAAGAGGTAAAtgctacccacccagagagtgaGGCTAATTGTGCTCTCCTGGTCTCTAATGCATCCGGGGATCGAGCCAGTGATCACCTGAGAGCGAGGCCAACCTAGGGGTTCAATTATCATGAATACAGTGTACTGAAATCTGTATATTCCGAGTCCACACTTCTGGGGTTATTTTAGTTCACACACCGACCAGAAGATGGCAGAATATGACTTCAGGCCAAACGTGTTCATTCACATTACTGACTTTTTAAGGTAAATTCATACAATCTTTTAGTTCCTTTACATCCGTGCACCACTGTTACACCACTTCTGGTTTAAATTTGTGTTCTCCATCAAGTGCTGTGAAGTATTaccaatatcacacacacacacactttatacactgatgtctaaaaatatattaatcccTTGGGGATATTGTGGCAGTAAACGCACACACAGCAGTGGGCAGCTATTTTAGCCGCAGTGCTTTTGGAGTAATTCGGGGGTCAGCTGCCGTGATCAAGGGCCTTTCAGCTGTGAATATTGAGGGAAGAGTAAGCACTGTTTATTCACTCACCACTCACTTTTTCCTGCTGCTCCAGGGGACAGAACTGTGACTTTTCAGTCTGAAAGCCACTGTGTGAAAACGGCTTTGAAAAATAAGTAAAACCCATCAGCGCTTCCCTCCACAGAAACCTTCAGTAAAAGAAAAAGTCGCAGTGACAGCCACAGCACATTCTGAATACTCTGTTTATTTTAGACTGTTTataatgactcatgtaaagaaagACGATGGTGGTGCACACTCCACGTCATgaaccaaaaacaacacaacactggAAATGAAGTTTCTGGATGTCTTCACCCAGGATGGAGTTTCCCGATGGTGTGTATTCGGTAAATGTGCATGTGGaagaaagacaaacacacacaccacctgtgTGGGTGTGACCGAGGCCTCGGGTTTCTCGGTTTCCAGCAGTTGTCCTTCCTGTAGAaagcctttttatttatttattttacagcacGAAAACACTCAGCTCAGTTACTGGTTTTACAACATCAGTTATGTTCTGAACCATTCCCTGAGAATCCCTCACACGGAGGGGCTCTGGAAACTGGGCCGAGGGGGTTTGTGGTGGCTGCACAGAAACGCTAAAATAGATGGTCTCACAATCTCAGTTTGGCGTTGAAAGCAGACTGCACACTTTTCCGGTTTATTTCCTGTTTTGTGCTTAACACCCACAGTCTCCTGACTGCTTTTCCAGGGAAAAATTCCCAGCACGTCCCTAATACGTCTAAAATGGTTTAAAGGAACTGTTTCCCCTGCTGTCCATAGACCATCTCTAGTTGTCGGATTCTCTCCCAAAAGAAGCCAAGTTTAAATGAATCCCACCTGGATTTCACGTATTGATTTGTGTGGTATCTTGTTATTGGAGAGTGTGTCATTTGTTGTGGTTATGTACCTTTCACATGAACAGAAAAGATCAAGACGCCTCAAACTTGATCATTTCCAGTAAGAAGAGAAAAGTACAATAGAaagctttggagcagctgcacaagcGCTTAACACCAACACGCCTCTATTTGGGTGCTAGCTAAAAGGAAATTAGGGCAGACGCAACTTTGGGCCATTGTAAATGGTTTAAAAGACTCACAACAGGGAGTACATCTGATACGAAGGGGGCATATTATGTAAAAACCACTTGttcaatttattcattcattatctgtaacccttatccagggtcgcggtgggtccagagcctacctggaatcattgggcgcaaggcgggaatacaccctggagggggtgccagtccttcacagggcaacacagacacacacacacacacacacggacatttttgagtcaccaatccacctaccaacgtatgtttttggactgtgggaggaaaccggagcacccagaggaaacccacgcagacacagggagaacacaccacactcctcacagacagtcacccggaggaaacccacacagacacagcgagaacacaccacactcctcacagacagtcacccggagcgggaatcgaacccacaacctccaggtccctggagctgtgtgactgcgacactaacctgctgcgccaccgtgccgccccacttgTTCAATGCTTGTGCAAATTCATTTTGGGATCATGGagccacacactgtgaaacaagaccccattCAGTTtcctgtgcgctgcctgagtctgaaaacatggggtAAAACGAGcagttctgattctgctctgcttctgacgtcaagtgcagagaagTTAGAATTgctccgccccctcgtctgagtctgtccaatcacaacgctggacccgtgtttatgtgaaagcGCAAAgtcgaggttaaacgcagcaaaacagacacaacgagcgcggagaaataagagcactgagtaaaacagaaaagaaaaacaactgaccgaaaacggctaaaaaatcagagcttctgctcctcgctcctcactgctgtgcgctcagggtcggggtgaacaacGAGTGGCTCATTGTCAGGCACTGGAGCagtgctgtttagacaggagcCAAACCCTGCTGTAGGGTTTGATCCTCATGATATTTTGACCACAGCAAGTGACAGATATTTCATTACGACCCAGAACTGTATTCCCCTGTGGAAAAGAGGGGAATGTTTTAGaagttcagaaaaaaaaataatggtgaAGAACGTGTTACTCTAATGAAGCCCATGTGCTGTGGGGCTCATCAAAGATTTTCATGGTGCATCGCCTGTCCACAAGGCAGGTCACATCTGAGAGAAGCATGACGTCCTTCCTCGAGAGGAACATACACAACGGGGTACAGTGGAGCTGTCAAAACACATGCACTCTAATTATGTTATATCACATTCAGCGGGGCACAGAATGCAGCCGTTTGGAAGTCCATTCCTGAGGTGGAGGACCATCTCTGGCCTTGGCTTTGTCTCTGTGGAACACGCCGCCATGACGTAAGTAGTGTTATGGCATGCACTGCAGTAATTAGGGGCACAACACGTGTACATAATGAAGACTTGGGCATAATTAAAGCCTTGTACAAATGAATTTATAAAACGTATATTATTTAATTCCAACTATTGTTATTAATACAGAAGGTTTGGAAGCTAATACCTACAATGTATGACCATAAAGTCATGGACCCAAACATCCCACAGTTTGTGTAACCTCCAAATGAAAATGGGCCACTCTGGAGGAGCAACTGCTCATGAGTTTAAACTCCCAGTACGCGGTGCCAAGCATGGGCTTGAGGGGTAAAGTCCCCAGCACTGGTCCGTGGAGCAGTgaagctgtgttctctggagtgatgcatCTCCATCCAATCATGGAGGTGGAGTGGTGGACCTTCTTATAAATGTAGAAGCTGTAGCTGCAGCAAAAGGGAACAAACGTCCAGATAATAGCCCTCGGTTCAGGAGAAATGTTGAATGAGTTCAGTTTAaaatcatcgctgtccaaagaaaaacgtgCATCTGAAAAATAGTGTCTTTACAGTGAAGGAAAAAAGCTTAAGTCAAGGTCAAATGGTGTTATTCTGGGGCGTTTTTATTGGTACGTTCTtcagattttttacagtgtgaagCACAGTTGCTGTATTTAAATGAAGCAGCaaacaaaatcaacaacaacaacagagaaaCGTTTTAAATTCATGAGGATATTCCAGGGCATGTTGGAGTTTTCCGTCGTGTTGTTTATAACTCAGGCCTGAAAGTGAAACCatgctgctgctggagttgtATACGCTGTGAATGACTTCCTTATTTCTTTACAGTGTCTCTAAGGACACAGGCGGGTGCAGAGGGTGTGACCTAGTTCAAATATTACAAATCAGACAGAGCAGAAATTCCAGTCCACAATAAACAGCTGGGAAGTACCCTGGCTTTCCGAGAAATCTTCGCCGTTGGTGGTGGAAGAGGAGAGAATGTGTAGCTACTCTGTGCACAGAaggctccactgaccatgtaGAAGTaatctgtagttctacaattacacaacTGCTACAAtaatatgttgctctgcatactttgtttgccccctttcaccctgttcttgaaTGCTCAGGACCCACTCAGGACCACCACGGAGCCAGTAGAGTATTATTTGAGTGGTGCGACATTctcaacgctgcagtgacactgacacagtggtggtggtggtgtgttagttgtgctgctatgagtggatcagacacagcagtcgctgctggagttttttttgtAGATGAAATGTCAGAgccagtagctcatctgtccctgcacagtgtgtgtcggtcgtcctctagtccttcatcagtgacacaggatctAGGCTGGTGTCAgctttgtccatttttaaagCAGTTCTGACGGTGTGTTAAAGGTTGATGTcttttacacattcattcattcattcattgtctgttacccttatccagttcagggtcacggtgggtccagaacctacctggaatcattgggcgcaaggcaggagtacaccctggagggggcgccagtccttcacagggcaacacagacacacacacacacattcactcacacactcacacctacagacacttttgagtcgccaatccacctaccaacgtgtgtttttggactgtgggaggaaaccggagcacccagagtaaacccacgcagacacggagaacacaccacactcctcacagacagtcacccggaggaaacccacacagacacagggagcacacaccacactcctcacagacagtcacccagaggaaacccacgcagacacagggagaacacaccacactcctcacagacagtcacccggaggaaacccacgcagacacagggagaacacaacacactcctcacagacagtcacccggaggaaacccacgcagacacagggagaacacaccacactcctcacagacagtcacccggaggaaacccacgcagacacagggagaacacaacacactcctcacagacagtcacccggaggaaacccacgcagacacagggagaacacaccacactcctcacagacagtcacccggaggaaacccacgcagacacagggagaacacaccacactcctcacagacagtcacccggaggaaacccacgcagacacagggagaacacaccacactcctcacagacagtaacccggagcgggaaatgaATCTTTtacacatgaataaataaatacttaaatatgtttaacaacAAATGTAGAACTCATATAGTGTTCTGGCAGCAACAGCATGTGTTCAGTTTACCTTATTTCTCTTGAATGAAGCAATGTATTAATACTTCACGAGAACAAGATCTTCTCTGTCCTGTGAAAATCTCTAAACACACACCATCTTTATTAAGAGTCCGGAGGCCTTACTGCTCCAGGAATTTGGTGCAGGTGCAAACCACCAGGGAAAATTGTATAGGAAACTGAATGTTCCTTCTTTATTTAGCCATAACCTTTCCACCGACCAAAACGGGTGCATTTACAGAAGGACCGTTTTTTCTGGTACTTTCACTGATGGCGAAACTGACCCACTGCCCACTGCTTGAATCTGACACACACCCCAAAAAAGTCAGTGATTAATGTTGTTTACCGGTGTGAGACTGAAGAAATGTCATGGATCATTTCAGTACTAGAGCAGAGTAATACAGAAAACTGAGGACAAACACTTGGCGGTTTATTAATTCGTGACAGATTACACCATAATGTTTATAAAGAGGAGGCAAAACACTGACTGAGCAATGAATGAGAACGTCCAAACTGCTCAGCGTGGCATCTGTTATCAGGGAAATAACAGCCTTCTATAAATAAAGGGGACAGTTCCCTTCTGATAAACCTGATTTCAGAAAAAACACTGGACAAGTGGTGTATGCAAATTTTGCACGAGTTAATGTGGGAAATTGtccacgtgtgtgtgagtgtgtgctgctctgTCCCGGGTGTGTTTCCGTGtgggactcaccgtgaccctgatcaggatgaagtgcttacagaaaatgaataaatgaatgaagaaagCTCAGTACGGTTGCAGCATGCACCCTGCTTTATATCAGACAACAATCTGAGCCTCAGTGGGAGGCCCTCGGTAAAGTAGTGAACCCTGCCCACGTTTCACACCGGTGCATGAGAGAGATAACAAACACTGATTATATTATCATGAGGGAAAGTTCTGGGGTCTCCTTTCTCTTCTGTTATTTCACTTCACTCTTTTAGTTtccttctttatttctttcGTGCAAGCGGCAAGGTGATCTTGTCTAGGCACGAATATCATTTGTGTCCTCAGTCTAAACCTAAACAAGGCACAGAATATTGCAGGTTTAAACTCGTCCTCCACCAACGCATCTGACCCAGAATTGTAAATACCAACGTTTATCTTCAAGACGACCTGACATCATATGGAAAAGGTGCCAAAACGGTGTTTCCTGATGGATTATTCATGTGCCGTGTTAAATCTGTGTACAGATACAGACGAAGCCTTCTGTCCTGTATCTGTCCTTGTTTTCGGAAGCTTCCGGATGTGGACTAAACTGAGCACTACCCGTGGATCTCATGGGGCAGTGTAGCTGAGAGTTCAAGCCTCGGACACAGACTTACTatgagtcattcattcattccctttaagcgcttatgcagttcagggtcacggtgggtccatagcctacctggaattattgggcgcaagacaggaacatactctgccagtccttcacagggcaacacacactcacacaaacacacacctacggacacttttgagtcgccaatccacctaccaacgtgtgattttggactgtgggagtaaaccggagcacccggaggaaacccacgcagacacagagagaacacaccacactcctcacagacagtcacccggagcgggaatcaaacccacaacctccaggtccctggagctgtgacagagacaccacctgctgcaccactgtgctgcccttcaCTATGAGTTCAAATGCTTTATTTGGAGACCCTTGTTTCTTTGTTAATTGTCTATTAGGTTTCTGCATGCTttcatctcccaaaatagtaactagAAGAGGGAAAAACCTTCtcaactttcagtggaagtcaatgtaaaaatatgttattCAAAGTcgttttggaacatttctattggtccattcaccgTGAAAGTGTCACACAGTGCAGATGTTTAATGATGTAGCAAACTAAATATACACAAAAATGGCGATAGATGATGTAATTGGAAAGAGACGATATGTAAATTCATGACTTAAAGTGTAGTATAAAGGGTTCCACTGTTGTTACAGGTCGTAGAACGTCGGGGTTTTTTTTAGGTGCAATGTGGAAGTGGGACGCTTGTGGTTAATGCCCATGTCACATCAGAGCATACAGCGTGCAATAACAAGGGCCTACTTCGCGGACGGCCATTAACCCTTACATTCTCATTGTTCCTGATCACTTCATCAGTAATAGGACGTGGCATCTTAGGGTTGAGGCTAGAGTACACCCTTTTGTCCGGAAGGAACGCAGTGATTCGCTCCTACAGCAGTGTGGCAGGACTCTCTCTGATGGATATCCACTGTGACAAAGTGTGCTGCGTTAGGGTGAATGTGGTTGAGAGGCGTTTGTGTggctttcttctgaaatgaaggatattAACAGGTAATTTGCCTATGTTTTGCAATAATGATAGCTTCCTCTTTTCTAGGAAGGATTTACATTCAGTTCtcaaacattgctgtgagtatttgatgaTGCTGAGGCCGACTGGGGGTGCAGCTTTCACTCCAAGACTCATTGTACAATTTGTCAAATCCACTGACCACGAAGCAGTGttacagtgctgcagtgacgtggtggtggtgtgttagtgtgtgttgtgctggtgcaagtgg includes:
- the LOC136676662 gene encoding dual specificity protein phosphatase 18-like isoform X1 gives rise to the protein MNEHNWFHMQRYIPDGSTMSGPGARLAGVGQITEFLYISNGKAAKDSSAIAGLDITCIINATQDQGKPCLPTVEYVWVSVADSPETQLEEYFDSVADKIENVRAQRGRVLVHCCAGVSRSATLCLAFLIKHCSMSLLEAHELVKSKRPIIRPNSGFWTQLIRYEEKLRGTSSVVMVSLPVGLVPDLYEKETRGLIPF
- the LOC136676662 gene encoding dual specificity protein phosphatase 18-like isoform X2; its protein translation is MYIPDGSTMSGPGARLAGVGQITEFLYISNGKAAKDSSAIAGLDITCIINATQDQGKPCLPTVEYVWVSVADSPETQLEEYFDSVADKIENVRAQRGRVLVHCCAGVSRSATLCLAFLIKHCSMSLLEAHELVKSKRPIIRPNSGFWTQLIRYEEKLRGTSSVVMVSLPVGLVPDLYEKETRGLIPF
- the LOC136676662 gene encoding dual specificity protein phosphatase 18-like isoform X3, whose amino-acid sequence is MSGPGARLAGVGQITEFLYISNGKAAKDSSAIAGLDITCIINATQDQGKPCLPTVEYVWVSVADSPETQLEEYFDSVADKIENVRAQRGRVLVHCCAGVSRSATLCLAFLIKHCSMSLLEAHELVKSKRPIIRPNSGFWTQLIRYEEKLRGTSSVVMVSLPVGLVPDLYEKETRGLIPF